From the genome of Hymenobacter gelipurpurascens:
CTCTAGCCCAACAGCCACAAGTAACCGGCCGTGTATTCGACGACAAGACTGGCCTAGGCCTACCTGGCGTCACTGTTTTGCAGCAAGGCACTTCTAATGGCATCTCCTCCGAATTTGACGGCCGTTTTACGCTAAGCCTAGAGGCAGGCACCGACAGCGTGATGCTTCAGGTTTCCTCCATTGGCTATCAGTCCCAGGAATTGCGGGTAGCGGCTGGCAGTAACATAGTGGTGCGGCTCCTGGAATCACCGGGCCTCTACTACTGCGACTTATGCGTTCTGCCAAAATTGGCTACCGGCCTTTCCAGCGGTTTGCTGTATACCCCCGTGGGCGGATCCATACAGGTATTTGGCGAAGGCCTGTTTGGGAAACCGGTATCTGCCACGGTGAACTATCGCACTAATCTGAGCCGGAATCATGCCCTGACGACCACTCTAAGCCTACCTCCTTTGTTTCCCAGGAAACGCCTGCATTTCCGGGAAAACCTAGTATTCCAACGGCTGCGTATCGCGGCCACTGACCTCGATTTTAGCAGTTACTTGGCTACCGCCGACGTAGGGTTTTACCGCATTGGCGGCGTGCGCCTACCCGATCTGCTAGTTGGCGTAGGGTATGGCCGGTACCGCTCAACGGGCCTGCACGAGACGCGTCTCAATTCAAGAGCGGGTTATTGCATGGGAGTGCGAGGCGAGTTCCTGCCCGATTCGTTTGGGCTTACTGGCTATGCGCTGGCCACTCGATGGCCCGGTTACTGGCAGCTTAGGGGGCAGCTCATGTACAGCTTCAATATTCACTACAAAATTGGGGTCGAATTCCAAGTCCTGCGCTCCTACAAAGAAGTGTCTGTAATCCTGAACCGCTTCTTCTACTAGCTCCCAAGCACAAAAAAGCCCGACCAAATTGGCCGGGCTTCCTCTTCGCTAACAACGACTGGCCTAGGCCTTGCTGTTCGTAATCAGTTCCACGATTTCCTCCGAGATGCCGGTGGTGCTGAAACCGCCGTCGTGCATGAGGTTCTGCATGGTCACGTAGCGAGTCAGGTCCGAGAACAGCGAAATGCAGTAGTCGGCGCACGCTTCGGCGGGGGCGTTGCCCAGCGGCGAAAGGCGGTCGGCGTACTCGTAGAACGCATCGAAACCGCTGATGCCGGTGCCGGCCGTGGTTTTGGTAGGCGACTGCGAAACCGTGTTCACGCGCACTTTCTTCAGCTTACCCAAGCGCTGGCCGTAGCTGCGAGCAATGCTCTCGAGCATAGCTTTGGCCTGCGACATATCGGTGTAGTCAAGGAAAGCCCGCTGCGCCGCGATGTACGACAGCGCTACCACCGAGCCCCACTCATTGAAGGCATCCTGCTTTTCGGCCACGGCCAGCATGCGGTGCAAGGAAAGCGCCGATACATCCAGCGTCTTCTGGTACCACTCGTAGTTCAGCTCGCCGTAGTGCTTGCCCTTCCGAATGTTGGCGCTCATGCCAATGCTGTGCAGCACGAAGTCAATTTTGCCACCAAAGTGCTCCTGCGTGCCGCTGAACAGCTTCTCCAGGTCCTCCATGGAAGTAGCATCGGCCGGAATGATGGGCGCGTTGCACTGCTCCGAAAGCTTGTTGATTTCGCCCATCCGCATAGCGAGGGGGGCGTTGGTGAGCACAAAGCGGGCACCTTCGGCGTGGGCCTTCAGGGCTACTTTCCAGGCAATAGATTCTTCGTTGAGAGCACCAGAAATGATGCCGACCTTACCAGCCAGTAGGTTGTTGGACATGTGGTGAGATTGTGAGCTTGTGAAGTTGTGAAAGGTAGGTGGCCCTGCCGCGGCTTCGGATGCAACAGTTGGCCCCAGACCGCGCCATAGTGGTTAGGCGACGCCAAGTTAGCTATTCACAAATTCACAATTCCACAACTTCGCTTTCTACCCCACCAATTCTTCCCCGCGCATAGCCAATAATTCGCGGGCGCTCTGGAAGGCATTCTGGCTGGGATTGGCACCGGAAATCATCTGGGCAATTTCCTGGATGCGCTCATCCAGATTCAGCGGCCGGATGCGGCTCACGGTGCGGTCGGCGCGGTCTTCCTTGTACACGAAGTAGTGGGCGTCGCCGGCGGCGGCCATCTGCGGCAAGTGGCTGATGGCAATAAGCTGGTGCTTGCGGGCCATCTGCTGCATCATGCGGCCCACTTTCACGGCAATTTCGCCGCTGATACCCGTATCGATTTCATCGAATACAATGGTCGGGAGAGCCGTTTTGTCGGCCAACATATACTTGATGCATAGCATCAGGCGCGAAAACTCACCACCGGAAGCAGACTTGCTCAGAGTCTGCGGCTGAGCACCTTTGTTGGCCGTAAACAGAATGCTGATAATATCAATGCCGCTGGCAGCCGGAGCACTGGCCTGGTGCTGCACCACAATGCGCGAGTGTGGCATGCCCAGCTCTGCCAATAGGCCTACCAGCTCTTTCTCAAACTTCGGGAACACCTTACGGCGCGACTCCGACAGGCGAGTGGCCTGCTTGGTCACAGCAGCCAAAGAAGCTTCCACATCACGGCGCAGGCGCGAAATCTGCTTATCAAGGTTTAGCACGGAGCCCACTTTGTCGCGCAGCTCGGAGCGAACGGCCAGCAGGGCCACTACATCGCGCACCTGGTGTTTGCGCTGCAGGCTATACAGCACATTGAGGCGGCCTTGCAGCTCATCTATGCGGGCCGGGTCTCCTTCCGTACGACGCTCGGCGGCCTCAATCTCGTCGGAAATATCGTGCAGCTCAATCAGGCAGCTATCTAGGCGCTGCTTGAGGTCTTTGAATGAATCAGCATACGCCGACACCTGGCCTAGGAGCGTGGCCGCTTCCTTTAGGCCACTGGTTACGCAGTACTCGCTTTCCGTTAGGCTTTGCATGGCCTGTGTCAGCTTATACTTGATTTCTTCGGCGTGCTCCAGCTGTTTTACTTCTTGCTCTACCTCCTCCTGGTTTTCATTATCGAGGCGGGCATCTTCCAGCTCACTAAGCAGGAACGTGTGATAATCCAGCTCCTTGTTGGCCTGTGCAACCTGGTCTTCCAGTGCCTTCAGGTCGGCTTCCAGCTTGCGGTATTGGCGGTGGGCATTGCTGTACTGGGCCCGGGTAGGCACTAGGCCAGCGTACAAGTCCAGCAGGTTGAGCTGAAACACCGCGTCGCCGAGCAGCAGCGTGTCGTGCTGGGAGTGGATGTCCATCAGGTTGGCCCCGATGTTGCGCAGCGTTTCCAGCGTTACGGGCGTGTCGTTCACGAAGGCCCGTGACTTACCCGCCGGACTAATCTCGCGGCGCAAGATGCACTGCGTATCGTAGTCGAGGTCTTCGGCTTCGAAGATGTCCTGGAGCTGGTAGCTGGAGATGTTGAACTGGCCTTCAATCACGCATTTTTTCTCCGTATCAAAGAGCATACGCGAGTCGGCGCGGTTGCCAAGCAGCAGGCCAATGGCGCCGAGCATAATGGACTTGCCGGCGCCGGTTTCACCCGTAATAATGTTGAGAAGAGCTGAAGGCCGTAGCTCCAGCTGCTCGATCAAGGCGTAGTTGCGAATGCGCAGGTCAACCAGCATAGCAATTCCAAATGAGGGCCGGGCAGCCGGCCATAGCTGAGAAAGAGAGAAGCTACTACACCGCCCATGAGAGGAGGCATAGTAGCTTCAACAAAGCTACTAACTCATTTAGTCAGATACTACTATTATTCGCAAAAGATACTAAATTTTCTTACGGCTGCCGTACAATCGACTGGTACTTAGCCGAATTAGTAGGATCAACCTCCGAGAGCAATGTAGCCACTGCTACCTTCTGCTGCTGGTCGGGGCTGCTGCGGAACACGTTGGCAATTTCGTCGGATTTGGTGGTAAAAAACGACCGTGCCAGCAACGTGCCTGGCCTACGCTGCACCGCCTGCTGCACGCCTTGCAAGGCTGTGGCAATGCTGGCACGAGCTTCCTCCGGCTTCGTGATAAAGATATCCATTCCGCGGCGGTAGTAGGCGTAAATACCCGTCCGGAACGCTTCCAGCTGCGGATCCTGCAGGTTATTAAGCAGCCAATAGCGGTTATCGGGGCCCAAGTCTTTCCAGCCGTCGTCTTGCTCGTTGGTTGAGTTCTGCGAAGCAGCATTTGACAGCACAATCCGCGCCCGATCATAATATGGTGAGCCCCCTAGCGATGCAAAACTGTCTTGATCCATGCCAATAATGATATAGGCGTAGAAGGTCAGCAAGGAGGATAGGTTACCGACAAACGTGTTTTCGGAGTAATCTATGGGGTTTTGTGGCGTGTAGTTGAACCTCCAGCTCGGATCGGCGAAGCTGAGCAGATTGGTTTCGTAGCCGGTGCCGTATACGGGGCGGGTGCTTAGTACACGTACCGTGGCCACATACGTGCCGTTCTGCGGAATCTGGCGGATACCCACGAAAAAGCGGCACCGTATTTTCTCCTGCGGACGATACGTTTGCCGCGTGAAGGAGCGCGTATTCAGAAACGTCTGCATGTCGTTCTGCATCTGCTGCACCAGCTGGCGGTCCGAGATGGTCACGTTTTCCGTCGTGACGCGCACCTCGGCCAGAAGTTCCTGCGCGCGAACCGGGTAAGCCAGTAGCAGAGGCAGCAGCAGGAGCAACAGGGAGAGTTTACGCATGGTGAGAGAGGCGGGCAAGAACTGTCTGAACAATGTCGCGGGCCACATCGGCTTTGGGCTTCAACTCAAAGGTAGTGATTTGGCCCCCTGCCTCCAGCAGCGTCACCTTGTTGGTATCGTGGCGGAAACCGGCCCCAGCATCGCGCAAGGAGTTCAGCACCACCAGATCAAAGTTTTTGCGCCGAAGCTTATCGAGGGCGTAGGCCTGCTCGTTTGTAGTCTCCAACGCAAAACCCACGGAATATTGTTCAGGGCGTTTGGAGTGGCCTAGCGTACCGGCAATGTCCACGTTCTTCACTAGCTCCAGCGTGAGCGTATCGCCGTCTTTCTTAATCTTGTTTTCGGCAACAGTTTTGGGCTTGTAGTCGGCCACAGCCGCCGCAAACACCCATACATCAGCCTCCGGAGCTACCGCCGCCGCGGCAGCGTACATTTCATCGGCAGTCTGTACACGTTGGGTCTGAATGCGTGGGTGTGCCGGATCGGGCAGACTAGTTGGCCCACTTACAAGCGTTACTTCTGCCCCTTCTGCCGCAAAAGCCTCAGCCAGCGCGTAACCCATTTTACCGGTGCTGTGGTTGCCGATGAACCGAACGGGGTCAAGGGGCTCGTAGGTAGGGCCGGCAGTAATAAGGACGCGCATTCGAGGATCAGATAAATAACAGCACGTCATCCTGAGCAGAGCGAAGGACTTTCTCTCGCCTGAACGAGGCGCTAGGCCAGTCGTTCTCGCGAGAGAAAGTCCTTCGCTCTGCTCAGGATGACGTGCCTTGTGATAGAAAAAACTGCTCCAGTTCCGTCATTATTTCTTCAGGCTCCAGCATGCGGCCGGGGCCCGCTAGGCCACTCGCCAGCTCACCCGAAGGCGAATCCCAGACGGTGGTGCCGTACTGGCGCAGGCGGGCAAGATTGGCCTGGGTGGCCGGGTGCTGGTACATATCCAGATCCATGGCTGGGGCCACGAACACAGGACAGCGAGCCGAGAGGTACACGGCATCTAGCAATGTGTCGCAGAGGCCGTTTGCCAGGTGGCCTAGCGTATTGGCCGAGGCTGGAGCAACCACCAGCGCATCGGCCCACAGGCCCAGGTGCACGTGGTTGTGCCATTCACCCGCGCGCTCATCCTTGATGAAACCCTGCAAAACAGGTTTTTTGGAGAGCGTACCCAATGTAAGGGGCGTAACAAAGGCCGGGGCCGAGGGTGTCAGGATAACCTGTACCTCCGCCCCGGCCTTCACCAGGAGCCGCACCAATAGCGCCGATTTGTAGGCCGCAATGCTTCCGCAAACGCCCAGCAAAATCTTACGCCCGTGCAGCGACATATCGTTTTATAAGAACCGACCGATTACTCAGGACGACGAGCAGG
Proteins encoded in this window:
- a CDS encoding carboxypeptidase-like regulatory domain-containing protein — its product is MKQLLLLCLSLFLQVKSLAQQPQVTGRVFDDKTGLGLPGVTVLQQGTSNGISSEFDGRFTLSLEAGTDSVMLQVSSIGYQSQELRVAAGSNIVVRLLESPGLYYCDLCVLPKLATGLSSGLLYTPVGGSIQVFGEGLFGKPVSATVNYRTNLSRNHALTTTLSLPPLFPRKRLHFRENLVFQRLRIAATDLDFSSYLATADVGFYRIGGVRLPDLLVGVGYGRYRSTGLHETRLNSRAGYCMGVRGEFLPDSFGLTGYALATRWPGYWQLRGQLMYSFNIHYKIGVEFQVLRSYKEVSVILNRFFY
- a CDS encoding enoyl-ACP reductase FabI, with product MSNNLLAGKVGIISGALNEESIAWKVALKAHAEGARFVLTNAPLAMRMGEINKLSEQCNAPIIPADATSMEDLEKLFSGTQEHFGGKIDFVLHSIGMSANIRKGKHYGELNYEWYQKTLDVSALSLHRMLAVAEKQDAFNEWGSVVALSYIAAQRAFLDYTDMSQAKAMLESIARSYGQRLGKLKKVRVNTVSQSPTKTTAGTGISGFDAFYEYADRLSPLGNAPAEACADYCISLFSDLTRYVTMQNLMHDGGFSTTGISEEIVELITNSKA
- the recN gene encoding DNA repair protein RecN yields the protein MLVDLRIRNYALIEQLELRPSALLNIITGETGAGKSIMLGAIGLLLGNRADSRMLFDTEKKCVIEGQFNISSYQLQDIFEAEDLDYDTQCILRREISPAGKSRAFVNDTPVTLETLRNIGANLMDIHSQHDTLLLGDAVFQLNLLDLYAGLVPTRAQYSNAHRQYRKLEADLKALEDQVAQANKELDYHTFLLSELEDARLDNENQEEVEQEVKQLEHAEEIKYKLTQAMQSLTESEYCVTSGLKEAATLLGQVSAYADSFKDLKQRLDSCLIELHDISDEIEAAERRTEGDPARIDELQGRLNVLYSLQRKHQVRDVVALLAVRSELRDKVGSVLNLDKQISRLRRDVEASLAAVTKQATRLSESRRKVFPKFEKELVGLLAELGMPHSRIVVQHQASAPAASGIDIISILFTANKGAQPQTLSKSASGGEFSRLMLCIKYMLADKTALPTIVFDEIDTGISGEIAVKVGRMMQQMARKHQLIAISHLPQMAAAGDAHYFVYKEDRADRTVSRIRPLNLDERIQEIAQMISGANPSQNAFQSARELLAMRGEELVG
- the porD gene encoding type IX secretion system protein PorD, yielding MRKLSLLLLLLPLLLAYPVRAQELLAEVRVTTENVTISDRQLVQQMQNDMQTFLNTRSFTRQTYRPQEKIRCRFFVGIRQIPQNGTYVATVRVLSTRPVYGTGYETNLLSFADPSWRFNYTPQNPIDYSENTFVGNLSSLLTFYAYIIIGMDQDSFASLGGSPYYDRARIVLSNAASQNSTNEQDDGWKDLGPDNRYWLLNNLQDPQLEAFRTGIYAYYRRGMDIFITKPEEARASIATALQGVQQAVQRRPGTLLARSFFTTKSDEIANVFRSSPDQQQKVAVATLLSEVDPTNSAKYQSIVRQP
- a CDS encoding phosphopantothenoylcysteine decarboxylase domain-containing protein, which produces MRVLITAGPTYEPLDPVRFIGNHSTGKMGYALAEAFAAEGAEVTLVSGPTSLPDPAHPRIQTQRVQTADEMYAAAAAVAPEADVWVFAAAVADYKPKTVAENKIKKDGDTLTLELVKNVDIAGTLGHSKRPEQYSVGFALETTNEQAYALDKLRRKNFDLVVLNSLRDAGAGFRHDTNKVTLLEAGGQITTFELKPKADVARDIVQTVLARLSHHA
- a CDS encoding flavoprotein codes for the protein MSLHGRKILLGVCGSIAAYKSALLVRLLVKAGAEVQVILTPSAPAFVTPLTLGTLSKKPVLQGFIKDERAGEWHNHVHLGLWADALVVAPASANTLGHLANGLCDTLLDAVYLSARCPVFVAPAMDLDMYQHPATQANLARLRQYGTTVWDSPSGELASGLAGPGRMLEPEEIMTELEQFFLSQGTSS